In one Bradyrhizobium sp. 4 genomic region, the following are encoded:
- a CDS encoding ABC transporter ATP-binding protein, translated as MPEFLDIKHLDAGYGRSQVLFDVNLGIPWRGGVAVLGRNGAGKTTLMKTIVGELPAWKGEVAFDGRDISRRATQERVRAGIGYVPQEHSVFARLSVRDNLAVGSLASRKADAVDHVLTIFPKLGQRLDQPAGTLSGGERKMLAIGRAMLGDPKLLLLDEPTEGVWIGVIEEITERLIDLAKTIAVIIVEQHLDLALRVADYAYVLDRGRVALQGEAGEVRGNPELLRYLAP; from the coding sequence GTGCCTGAATTTTTGGACATCAAGCATCTCGACGCCGGCTATGGCCGCAGCCAGGTCCTGTTCGACGTCAACCTCGGCATTCCCTGGCGCGGCGGCGTCGCCGTGCTGGGCCGCAACGGCGCCGGCAAGACCACGCTGATGAAGACCATCGTCGGCGAGCTGCCGGCGTGGAAGGGCGAGGTCGCCTTCGATGGCCGCGATATCAGCCGCCGCGCGACCCAGGAGCGCGTGCGCGCCGGCATCGGCTACGTGCCGCAGGAGCATTCGGTGTTCGCGCGCCTGTCGGTGCGCGACAATCTCGCGGTCGGCTCGCTCGCGAGCAGAAAAGCCGACGCGGTCGACCACGTGCTGACCATATTCCCAAAGCTCGGCCAGCGCCTCGACCAGCCCGCCGGCACGCTGTCCGGCGGCGAACGCAAGATGCTCGCCATCGGCCGCGCCATGCTGGGCGATCCAAAACTGCTTCTGCTCGACGAGCCGACCGAAGGCGTCTGGATCGGCGTCATCGAGGAGATTACCGAGCGCCTGATCGACCTCGCGAAAACCATCGCCGTCATCATCGTCGAGCAGCACCTCGACCTCGCGCTCCGCGTCGCCGATTACGCCTACGTGCTGGACCGCGGCCGCGTCGCGCTACAAGGCGAGGCAGGCGAGGTGAGGGGCAATCCGGAGCTGCTGCGGTATCTGGCACCGTAG
- a CDS encoding murein L,D-transpeptidase family protein — MISRSLARAFLVSVALAASFVLAGCDTDQVSLATNAKANQPVPPKLLAAMVEKNMDLQSPILVRLFKQEAELEVWKQTRNGQFALLKTYPICRWSGDLGPKVREGDRQAPEGFYSINPGQMNPQSAYYLSFNTGYPNAFDKALGRSGSQLMVHGDCSSRGCYAMTDEQIAEIYSLGRESFFGGQKAFQLQAYPFKMTPVNMAKHRNNPNMPFWKMIKEGYDHFEVTRQEPKVDFCEKKYVFDAAKAPDAKRDPVFDASAKCPAYVVPEEIVSAVREKDARDQAEYNKLVSRGTPVARMNTGIDGGMNKIFAAKIPEGSTGLSEGAEGTTLQMLAMAKAPGTIPGHVNPPKPNLDAAAPLPQEEPVVAVSAPAANARVATAAAPEKSGFFSNLGRKMGMGNADATATTPPSQATASVAPAATTTTPPTAASRLKAAVTRFVPGRDTSKDAAKDAPKPAVAAAKPAEPAKPDTRLAATRPTLKPSVSDGAGEATQIMGAAPVVQSNSFDSRFGAVK, encoded by the coding sequence TTGATTTCTCGTTCGCTTGCTCGCGCGTTTCTGGTTTCGGTGGCGCTTGCCGCCAGCTTTGTGCTGGCCGGCTGCGATACTGACCAGGTTTCGCTTGCGACCAATGCCAAGGCCAACCAGCCGGTGCCGCCAAAGCTTCTCGCCGCGATGGTCGAGAAGAACATGGATCTGCAATCACCTATCCTGGTGCGCCTGTTCAAGCAGGAGGCCGAGCTCGAGGTCTGGAAGCAGACCCGCAACGGCCAGTTTGCGCTGCTCAAGACCTATCCGATCTGTCGCTGGTCGGGCGACCTCGGCCCGAAGGTCCGCGAAGGCGACCGCCAGGCGCCGGAAGGATTCTACTCGATCAATCCGGGCCAGATGAATCCGCAGTCGGCGTATTATCTGTCGTTCAACACGGGCTATCCGAACGCGTTCGACAAGGCTTTGGGCCGCAGCGGCTCGCAGCTGATGGTGCATGGCGATTGTTCGTCGCGCGGCTGCTACGCGATGACGGACGAGCAGATCGCCGAGATCTATTCGCTCGGGCGCGAATCCTTCTTCGGCGGCCAGAAGGCGTTCCAGCTGCAAGCCTATCCGTTCAAGATGACCCCGGTGAACATGGCCAAGCACCGGAACAATCCGAACATGCCGTTCTGGAAGATGATCAAGGAAGGCTATGATCATTTCGAGGTGACGCGGCAGGAGCCGAAGGTCGATTTCTGCGAGAAGAAGTACGTGTTCGACGCGGCGAAGGCGCCTGACGCCAAGCGCGATCCGGTGTTCGACGCGTCCGCGAAATGTCCGGCCTATGTGGTCCCCGAGGAGATCGTCAGCGCCGTGCGCGAGAAGGATGCGCGCGACCAGGCTGAGTACAACAAGCTGGTTTCGCGCGGTACGCCCGTTGCGCGCATGAACACCGGTATCGACGGCGGCATGAACAAGATCTTCGCCGCGAAGATTCCGGAAGGCTCGACCGGCCTGTCGGAGGGCGCCGAAGGCACCACCTTGCAGATGCTGGCGATGGCGAAGGCGCCGGGCACGATCCCTGGACACGTCAATCCGCCGAAGCCGAATCTCGATGCAGCCGCGCCCTTACCGCAGGAAGAGCCGGTCGTCGCCGTCAGCGCGCCCGCCGCCAACGCCCGCGTCGCCACCGCAGCTGCGCCTGAGAAATCCGGCTTCTTCTCCAACCTCGGCCGCAAGATGGGCATGGGCAACGCCGACGCCACGGCAACCACGCCTCCGTCGCAGGCCACGGCATCCGTCGCTCCGGCCGCGACGACCACGACACCGCCGACCGCAGCGTCCCGGCTGAAGGCCGCGGTGACCCGGTTCGTACCGGGTCGCGACACGTCCAAGGATGCAGCGAAGGATGCGCCGAAGCCGGCTGTTGCCGCAGCCAAGCCCGCCGAACCTGCGAAGCCCGATACCCGCCTCGCGGCGACGCGCCCGACGCTGAAGCCGTCGGTGTCGGATGGCGCGGGTGAAGCGACCCAGATCATGGGCGCCGCGCCGGTCGTGCAGTCGAACTCGTTCGACAGCCGGTTTGGGGCGGTGAAGTAA
- a CDS encoding acetyl-CoA carboxylase carboxyltransferase subunit alpha, whose protein sequence is MPDQMRSYLDFEKPVAELDSKLDELRTLAASGSDIAEEIGRIEDKAAQAMADLYLNLTPWQKTLVARHPQRPHFNDFIKGLITEFTPLAGDRKFGEDEALVAGFGRFRGEAICVMGQEKGDSTESRIKHNFGMARPEGYRKCVRLMEMAERFGLPVLSLADSAGAYPGIGAEERGQAEAIARSTDACMALTVPNVAIITGEGMSGGAIAITTANKVLMLEHAIYSVISPEAASSILWRDGSKAQEAANNMKITAQDMLRFGVIDSILKEPVGGAHRDPAAMIATTGDAIAKAFDELRGLDGDAIRKHRRQKFLDIGRKLG, encoded by the coding sequence ATGCCAGACCAGATGCGCAGCTATCTCGATTTCGAAAAGCCCGTCGCCGAGCTCGATTCCAAGCTCGATGAACTGCGGACGCTTGCGGCCTCCGGCAGCGACATTGCCGAGGAGATCGGGCGGATCGAGGACAAGGCGGCGCAGGCGATGGCCGACCTCTATCTGAACCTGACGCCGTGGCAGAAGACGCTGGTCGCGCGGCATCCGCAGCGGCCGCATTTCAACGACTTCATCAAGGGCCTGATCACCGAGTTCACCCCGCTCGCCGGCGACCGCAAGTTCGGCGAGGACGAGGCGCTGGTGGCCGGCTTCGGCCGCTTCCGTGGCGAGGCCATCTGCGTGATGGGCCAGGAAAAGGGCGATTCCACCGAGAGCCGCATCAAGCATAATTTCGGCATGGCGCGGCCCGAGGGCTATCGCAAATGCGTGCGGCTGATGGAGATGGCCGAGCGGTTCGGCCTGCCGGTGCTGTCGCTCGCCGATTCCGCCGGCGCCTATCCCGGCATCGGTGCGGAAGAGCGCGGCCAGGCCGAGGCGATCGCGCGCTCGACCGATGCCTGCATGGCACTGACCGTGCCGAACGTCGCCATCATCACCGGCGAGGGCATGTCGGGCGGCGCCATCGCCATCACCACCGCCAACAAGGTCCTGATGCTGGAGCACGCGATCTACAGCGTGATCTCGCCCGAGGCCGCGTCCTCGATCCTCTGGCGCGACGGCTCCAAGGCGCAGGAAGCCGCCAACAACATGAAGATCACGGCACAGGACATGCTCCGCTTCGGCGTGATCGACAGCATCCTGAAGGAGCCGGTCGGCGGCGCCCATCGCGACCCCGCCGCCATGATCGCCACCACGGGCGATGCCATCGCCAAGGCCTTCGACGAACTCCGGGGCCTCGACGGTGACGCCATTCGCAAGCATCGGCGGCAGAAATTCCTCGATATCGGCCGGAAACTGGGCTGA
- the xerD gene encoding site-specific tyrosine recombinase XerD — translation MRARSSASKPSDTKLTGLFLDMLAAEQGAGPNTLDAYRRDLTDFSEFLGRVGHAFADAETQTLRDYLADLDTRGFKSTSVARRLSAMRHLYRFLLNERIRTDDPAAILSGPKRGRGLPKVLSIADVDRMLRRAKELSEAEAASPSKRLRALRLYCLLEVLYATGLRVSELVALPRTAAKRDARMIVVRGKGNKERLVPLNEASRQAMADYLAATEAAKDNNKTDKKNSVAASKWLFPSFGESGHLTRQHFARDLKELAVASGLQARLVSPHVLRHAFASHLLHNGADLRIVQTLLGHTDISTTQIYTHVVEERLKSLVRDLHPLAEK, via the coding sequence ATGCGTGCCAGATCTTCCGCCAGCAAGCCCTCGGACACAAAACTCACCGGCCTGTTCCTCGACATGCTCGCGGCGGAACAGGGCGCCGGCCCCAATACGCTCGATGCCTATCGCCGCGACCTCACCGACTTCTCCGAGTTTCTCGGCCGCGTCGGCCATGCATTCGCGGACGCGGAAACACAGACGCTGCGCGACTATCTCGCCGATCTCGACACGCGCGGCTTCAAGTCCACCAGCGTCGCGCGACGGCTATCAGCGATGCGGCATCTCTATCGCTTCCTCTTGAACGAACGCATCAGAACCGACGATCCCGCGGCGATCCTGTCCGGGCCGAAGCGCGGCCGCGGCCTTCCGAAGGTGCTGTCGATCGCGGATGTCGACCGCATGCTCCGCCGCGCCAAGGAATTGAGCGAGGCGGAGGCTGCCTCGCCCTCGAAACGGCTGCGCGCCCTGAGACTCTATTGCCTGCTCGAGGTGCTCTACGCCACCGGCTTGCGCGTCTCCGAGCTGGTGGCGCTGCCGCGCACGGCCGCGAAGCGCGACGCCCGCATGATCGTGGTGCGCGGCAAGGGCAACAAGGAACGGCTGGTGCCGCTCAACGAGGCCTCGCGCCAGGCCATGGCCGATTATCTCGCGGCGACGGAGGCCGCCAAGGACAACAACAAGACCGACAAGAAGAACAGCGTGGCGGCCTCGAAATGGTTGTTCCCCTCGTTTGGCGAGAGCGGGCATCTGACGCGGCAGCATTTTGCCCGCGATTTGAAGGAGCTCGCGGTCGCTTCGGGCCTGCAGGCCCGGCTGGTCTCCCCCCACGTGCTGCGCCACGCCTTCGCCAGCCACCTGCTTCACAACGGGGCCGATTTGCGCATCGTGCAGACGCTGCTCGGCCATACCGACATCTCGACCACCCAGATCTACACCCACGTGGTCGAGGAGCGGCTGAAGAGCCTGGTCCGCGACCTGCACCCGCTGGCGGAGAAGTAG
- a CDS encoding nuclear transport factor 2 family protein, translating to MPTHTNDTDSSPEAEAIRNTERARLRALVAGDTDAAGPLHAPEFQLITPIGMPLSKDEYLAAIVTGQIKYLGWEPGPIAVRQQQNGYAVIRYRARLEIVFSGHRVAPGDYWHTDTYEHRDGRWMVVWSQATAISQMP from the coding sequence ATGCCAACGCACACCAATGACACGGACTCTTCACCGGAAGCCGAAGCCATCCGCAACACCGAACGGGCCCGGCTTCGCGCCTTGGTCGCCGGCGACACGGACGCGGCGGGGCCGCTTCACGCGCCGGAGTTCCAGTTGATCACGCCGATCGGGATGCCACTCTCCAAGGACGAATATCTCGCAGCAATCGTGACTGGTCAGATCAAATATCTCGGCTGGGAACCGGGCCCCATTGCGGTACGGCAGCAGCAAAATGGCTATGCTGTCATCCGCTATCGTGCCAGGCTCGAGATCGTGTTCAGCGGCCACAGGGTTGCCCCCGGCGATTACTGGCACACCGACACTTACGAACATCGTGACGGACGATGGATGGTGGTCTGGTCGCAGGCCACAGCGATCAGTCAAATGCCGTAG
- a CDS encoding aldehyde reductase yields the protein MKFSLNDPPGATVLVTGIGGFLGEHIARQLLTGGYRVRGTIRSLATCDRVRSQLCSAIPAGADTLSFTQADLCSDDGWHAALEGCRYVIHTASPFPAGLPDDANDLIRTAKDGALRVLSAAHRAGVARVVLTSSIAATNHGSGQAPYTESDWTDPTSARATPYYRSKTLAEQAAWSFARKSGLDLTVINPGMIFGPLLGPQYGTSVGLIQEMMSGKLKRVPRFGFAVVDVRDAADAHVRAMTCPEASGERFIVGGGFFWLRELAAVLAKSFPAYAAHLPRGDVPNWIVRAMAPFSGRSRMIVHELDRDLSISAAKARRVLNWRARPDEDCIRASAQSLIDYRLIAPA from the coding sequence ATGAAGTTCTCACTGAATGACCCGCCCGGCGCGACGGTGCTCGTCACCGGCATTGGCGGGTTTCTCGGCGAACATATTGCAAGACAATTGCTGACAGGCGGCTACCGGGTACGCGGCACGATCCGCAGCCTTGCCACCTGCGATCGGGTCAGGAGCCAGCTTTGCAGTGCTATTCCCGCCGGCGCCGACACACTCAGTTTTACGCAGGCTGACCTTTGCTCCGACGACGGATGGCATGCCGCACTCGAGGGATGCCGCTATGTCATTCATACGGCTTCGCCCTTTCCGGCAGGATTGCCGGACGACGCGAACGATTTGATCAGGACCGCAAAAGACGGCGCGCTGCGGGTGCTGAGCGCGGCCCATCGCGCCGGTGTCGCGCGGGTGGTGCTGACATCTTCGATCGCAGCCACCAATCACGGCAGCGGCCAGGCTCCCTATACCGAGAGCGACTGGACTGATCCGACAAGCGCGCGGGCGACGCCGTACTACAGATCGAAAACGCTGGCCGAGCAAGCTGCGTGGAGCTTCGCCAGGAAGAGCGGCCTCGACTTGACGGTGATCAACCCAGGCATGATTTTCGGACCGCTGCTCGGCCCGCAATACGGCACCTCGGTCGGGCTAATCCAGGAAATGATGAGCGGCAAGCTGAAACGTGTCCCGCGCTTTGGCTTTGCAGTCGTGGACGTGCGCGATGCGGCCGACGCCCATGTCCGCGCGATGACCTGTCCGGAGGCGTCCGGAGAGCGCTTCATCGTCGGCGGTGGTTTCTTCTGGCTGCGCGAACTGGCCGCGGTGCTGGCGAAGTCGTTCCCCGCCTATGCGGCTCATCTGCCTCGCGGCGACGTGCCGAACTGGATCGTGAGGGCGATGGCGCCGTTCAGCGGGCGTTCGCGCATGATCGTCCACGAACTCGATCGCGATCTCAGCATCAGTGCAGCCAAAGCCCGTCGCGTGTTGAACTGGAGAGCCCGGCCCGACGAGGACTGCATCCGCGCCAGCGCACAAAGCCTGATCGACTATCGGTTGATCGCACCGGCGTAG